AGCACGGGTCTTTTGTGGCTGCTCCAGAGTTTGACTCCAACTTTGAGAAATGCGGAGGTTACGGCTTCTGCTGGAACCGAGATACCTCAGAAGTCGTGCTTGCACTAAAACGTTCCGGCTATCCAGAGTATTGTGATAAGTTTTTCAAATGGTGTATCCGTACCCAGCTTCCTGATGGATCCTGGTTTCAACGCTACTGGCTCAATGGGGACATAGCTCCTTCCTGGGGAAATTTTGATTACTCAACTCAGATAGATGAAACCGGATCCACGCTTTATGCAATGGATGTTTATTACAGGGTTCTAGAGGGTCTGAAAAAAGCTGAGTTTCTCGAAGAAGTCTGGGTTTCCGTACTCAGGGCTGCGGAATACCTGATGAAGCGGACCAAATCAGGAATCCACGAAAGCTGCATGGATCTCTGGGAAACTTATTACGGAATTTTCACTTATACAAACGCTTCAATCTACGCCGGGCTTATGGGTGCTTCCCACCTTGCTGAAGAGAACGGGGAAATTGGTATGGCAAGGCGCTGGAAGAAGAGGGCAGAGTTCATCAAACAGGCTACGATTGATCGTTTCTGGCTTCAGGAAGGTTATTTCGCAAAAGGAGTTATTAACGGAAAACTGGACAAAACCGCTGACGCAAGCATTCTTGGAACCTATGTTCCTTTTGGAATGCTCTCCCCGAAAAATCCCATAGAGAGGGATATGATCCAGTTTATGATAGAAAATATTCAGAAAAAGCTCTCAGTACCTATCAATATCCATTATGGCATCAAAAGGTATGAGAATGACAGCTACATAAATGGAAATCCGTGGGTAGTGACCACTCTATGGCTTGCAAAAGCTATGTTTACATTTGCTCTTGATCTTCCCCATGAAAACGCAATATCTTCCCCCATACAGGAGACCCACCATGAAAAAGAAGACAGATATGATGAGGACGTAAAACGGTTTACCAGTGAAGGGATTAAATGCCTTAAGTGGGCTCTTGCCGGGGCAACCAGCACAGGACTTCTCCCGGAACAGGTAGATCAGTCTACAGGCAAGCCTGCCTGGGTAATTCCCCTGGGATGGAGCGAAGCCCTGATGCTTGATAACATTCTGCTGCTGGACAAAATATGCAGGAGAAAAGCCGGAAATAAAAAGGAAGGTTAAAGAGAAAGAGAATCAAAAGGAAATCATAAAAATAAAGGAAGAGTCGAGAACTCCTGAATTTTTTGTAATTTGAGTTATCTATCTGCTGCGGTATTCCTTTTAAAGTTTATGTGCTTTTGAGCATTTTCATGCAAGGACTCTTCCATATGGACTTTCTTCAAAGTAACTGACAAACTGCCCGACCGTTTCGTTAGATCCTCCTGAACCCGAACCCAGAAGCAGTCTTGAGAGACTTACCCTGTTCATATATTCAACTTTAGGTTCCCCTTCAATTCCTCCTAGTTCCGCAGCTTTGTCAATCGCATCATAAAGGTTTCCGAATCCATCTACAAGCCCAAGTTCCTTTGCCCTAGCTCCGGTGTATATTCGGCCATCAGCAATCTCTTTTACTTCACTCCGGGACATGTTGCGTCCTTCTGAAACCTCGGTTATGAAATCTTCATAGCTTTCCATTACCACGGCATCAGCATATTCCTTTTCCTCATCAGTAAGCCCTCTCCAGTTGCTTCCCATGTCCTTTAATTCTCCGGACTTTGCAATATAATGTTCTATACCTTCTTCTTCATAAGAGGCAGACTTATTCTGGAAGACCCAGACCACTCCAATAGACCCGGTATTCGTTGAAGGGTTTGCAATAATATAATCAGTCGATGCAGAGATGTAATATGCAGCACTGGTTGCAAGATCTCCCATTGACACAACAACAGGGACTCCCTTTGCCCTGGCTTTCTCAATTTCTCCTGCAATTTCCTGTGCTGCTGCAGGAGATCCCCCTGAACTGTTAATCCGGAGCACAATTGCCTTGACTCCACTGTCTGCAACAGCCCTGCGGATATTTTCGGAAATCTCTTCAGAAGTAGCATAGCCAAGCCCTGTAGGAACGTTTCCGGAAAGTATGGTACCCTGAACGTAAATAACAGCTACTTTTTCAGAATTCCGCAGATCTCCCCCAGCACCGAGACTGAAGGAAATAACCGCAATACTTACCATTATAACAGCAATCAGAGCCAGTACTACCAGCACGTAGGGCATCAAATTATGTTTTTTACTCTGTGGAGATGGATCGGAATTCATACTTAAACTCTTATTCTCAATTTCTTTATTTTGAGGAAAATCTTCAAAGGAAGCTCAAGGATTACCTGTTTTTCCTGGAGTATCTGAAGCAAAGCCTGAGCCTGAGGAGTTCTCGTTAGTGCTTTAAACTCCTTTATTAGAGATCCTCTCTTCCATTGTGAAGACTGTTTTGTAAGTTGCTTTCTCCAGGTTACTTTTCTGAGTTCGTACCTTCATGACTTGAGCTCTTATTGTTAATATATAATAAGACAGTATATATTGAACTCGTCACATAATCTGCGATCTTGATTGTAGTTGAAACTTAATTAAGATAACAGATATATTAAGTTAGCCGGAATGCAGGAAGGAGAACTTGCAAAGCCTCAAGGCAAGAGAATTGTTAAGAGCCTTAATTGTCTGAGCTCTTAGTTATCTGTCTCTACATTCCACCCTTCTTTATATAGGATAATTAACTATCCCTCAAATAGGTTACCTTGTAAGCAAACTTTTTCAAAAGAATAAACGAAATATATTTTAGAATTGCGACCATCGAAGAGGAATATATTTACAAAAAATGTATGGAGATAAAAATGTCAAAATCATCCAGTAAACCCGTACTTGTCACATGCGGCCTGCCTTATGCTAACGGCAAAGCTCATATCGGACACCTCCGGACTTATGTACCGGCTGATATTTTTGTCCGTTCCCTTAGAAAGGAAGGGAGGGAGGTTACCTTTGTCTGCGGCTCAGATACCCATGGCACCCCAATTGTCGTAAATGCCGAAGAACTCGGGATCACTCCCAAAGAACTTGTAGAGATATATCACAAACATTTTGATGAAATCTTCAAGCAGCTGGGAATTTACTTTGATGCCTTTGGAACAACAGATGATCCTGAGAATCACAACAGGACCCTGGACATTGTCAACAGGTTGATTGAAAAAGGTTACGTGTACCCGAAGATTATTGAGATTGCCTACTGCCCGAGTTGCAATCGTTTTCTTCCTGACCGCTATGTTGAAGGCTCCTGCCCTCACTGCGGCGAAACCGCAAGAGGAGATGAGTGCGACCAGGGGTGCGGAAAACACCTTGAGCCCGGAGAACTTCAAAACCCTGTTTGCACTATCTGCGGGGGACCTGCCGAGTACAAGCAGCAGGAACACTTCTTTTTCAAGCTTTCGGATTTCAGCGATTATCTCATGGACTACCTCTCAAACGATCTCGGTGGAACATCAAATGCTCGGAACTATGCACTGGGCTGGGTAAAGCAGGGGCTTTCAGACTGGTGCATTACCCGGAACCTTGAATGGGGAGTAAAATTCCCTGGGCGTGATGACCTTGTGGTCTATGTCTGGGTAGATGCCCCTATAGGATATATTGCCTTTACCGAGCAGTGGGCTGCAAAAGCCGGGGATTCATGGGAGAAATACTGGAAAAATGATGGGGAAATTGTCCATTTCATAGGAGGGGACATTACCTATCACCACTGCATTTTCTGGCCAGCAATGCTTAAAGGTGCGGATTATTCAGTGCCTA
The Methanosarcina thermophila TM-1 genome window above contains:
- the sppA gene encoding signal peptide peptidase SppA, whose product is MNSDPSPQSKKHNLMPYVLVVLALIAVIMVSIAVISFSLGAGGDLRNSEKVAVIYVQGTILSGNVPTGLGYATSEEISENIRRAVADSGVKAIVLRINSSGGSPAAAQEIAGEIEKARAKGVPVVVSMGDLATSAAYYISASTDYIIANPSTNTGSIGVVWVFQNKSASYEEEGIEHYIAKSGELKDMGSNWRGLTDEEKEYADAVVMESYEDFITEVSEGRNMSRSEVKEIADGRIYTGARAKELGLVDGFGNLYDAIDKAAELGGIEGEPKVEYMNRVSLSRLLLGSGSGGSNETVGQFVSYFEESPYGRVLA
- a CDS encoding glycoside hydrolase family 15 protein, which encodes MIRLPNAVLGNDELLVTMGRKGEILGFFYPRRDHAQHVEESVACIHTGERLLWTNDNDWHCIQNYVEDTNIVSTKLYHDSGIRISILDLVHPDVPVLIRRFKVQSQREISGKFFYYSNFNVGETSKKNSGFCDTDTHLLVQYWQNYYIGIYSLPEFTEWQIGKAMDTIWWTNSKYDMEDGKLQRNKEDIGNINNAAGWDLELEAGGANEFVILMGAASSRHLLYKRIYELSKLPLEYIFEKTREHWVMWLSRKQVLRMPGIEGYDNLRQELFSAYNRALLVLYLLNDHEHGSFVAAPEFDSNFEKCGGYGFCWNRDTSEVVLALKRSGYPEYCDKFFKWCIRTQLPDGSWFQRYWLNGDIAPSWGNFDYSTQIDETGSTLYAMDVYYRVLEGLKKAEFLEEVWVSVLRAAEYLMKRTKSGIHESCMDLWETYYGIFTYTNASIYAGLMGASHLAEENGEIGMARRWKKRAEFIKQATIDRFWLQEGYFAKGVINGKLDKTADASILGTYVPFGMLSPKNPIERDMIQFMIENIQKKLSVPINIHYGIKRYENDSYINGNPWVVTTLWLAKAMFTFALDLPHENAISSPIQETHHEKEDRYDEDVKRFTSEGIKCLKWALAGATSTGLLPEQVDQSTGKPAWVIPLGWSEALMLDNILLLDKICRRKAGNKKEG